In a single window of the Metopolophium dirhodum isolate CAU chromosome 2, ASM1992520v1, whole genome shotgun sequence genome:
- the LOC132939428 gene encoding thioredoxin-2-like: MVQLVTDAADLATKLTDAKEKLVIIDFFAKWCGPCKLMAPFIEELANEYPDVVMLKVDVDECEEAAIEYNIQSMPTFVFLKSKKEVVRFSGANKDKLKDNLLKHK, encoded by the exons ATGGTTCAACTCGTCACCGACGCC GCCGATCTGGCAACTAAATTGACTGATGCCAAAGAAAAACTAGTCATCATTGACTTTTTTGCCAAATGGTGTGGTCCTTGCAAGTTAATGGCTCCATTCATTGAa gaactGGCCAATGAGTACCCTGATGTAGTCATGTTAAAAGTTGATGTTGATGAATGTGAAGAAGCGGCTATTGAGTATAACATACAATCAATGCCCACATTCGTCTtcctaaaatcaaaaaaagaa gtTGTTCGGTTTTCTGGTGCTAACAAAGATAAATTAAAGGATAATTTATtgaaacacaaataa